The Thiomicrorhabdus aquaedulcis sequence GAGATTAACGTAGTACCTTATGTTGACGTCACTTTGATTCTTTTAATTATTTTTATGGTGACATCCCCTGTTGTGCAGCAAGCGGTATCGGTTGCTTTACCTAAGACACCACAAGTAATAGAAAAACAAGGTGCTTCAAAAAAAGAGCAAACCACACCTTTTGTCATTACAGTTAACAAAGATGGCATGTACAATACATCTGAACAACCTGATATTACTCTTAGTAACAAAGAGTTAGATGGTCTAGTGGCT is a genomic window containing:
- a CDS encoding ExbD/TolR family protein, giving the protein MQNGFSGSRHKKRLVAEINVVPYVDVTLILLIIFMVTSPVVQQAVSVALPKTPQVIEKQGASKKEQTTPFVITVNKDGMYNTSEQPDITLSNKELDGLVAEVIARGQLDKSQPIYIQGDRDAPYGKVVHLFVTLKSNGVENVSLMTQPDEETP